The genomic interval ATATCGACAAGGAGTTGCAACGGCCTGTGAGTGCCGATGGACAGCAATCGCAGTATCTTCAGTCTCTGAGTCACACTCCTCATCATTTAGCACACCAATCtagcatcatcaacagcagcagcactgcTGGTATAattaccagtagtagtagtggtagtagtggtagtagtagtagtagcggtaacAACAGTTCTAACCTTATCGGTAGTAACAAtaacggcagtagtagtagtaataacctCCATACAGCCATTGGCAACGGTTCCGGTAGCcagaacggcaacaacaacaacaacagcagcaacattagtatcaacagccatcatcatcctcacagcagccatattgtCAGCCCCATCCGGAGCATCGTgggcggtggcggcagcggcggaggcggtagtggtggcggcagcagcagtagcagcaacaacggtAGCGCCActaccgccaacaacaacaacaacaacaacaacagcagcagcagcagcaacaacaaagcgCACAGCAATCTTCATCTCCATCcgcatccccatcaccaccatcatcaccaccaccatcatcattataacaacagcaacaacagcaacagcagcaacagcagcagcagcagcagcaacagtaacagcgGCATca from Octopus sinensis unplaced genomic scaffold, ASM634580v1 Contig10322, whole genome shotgun sequence carries:
- the LOC118761192 gene encoding putative uncharacterized protein DDB_G0286901 produces the protein MTAKTHCLGNIDKELQRPVSADGQQSQYLQSLSHTPHHLAHQSSIINSSSTAGIITSSSSGSSGSSSSSGNNSSNLIGSNNNGSSSSNNLHTAIGNGSGSQNGNNNNNSSNISINSHHHPHSSHIVSPIRSIVGGGGSGGGGSGGGSSSSSNNGSATTANNNNNNNNSSSSSNNKAHSNLHLHPHPHHHHHHHHHHHYNNSNNSNSSNSSSSSSNSNSGINTNTTTNNNNNNSSNGGSSNHSNSNSSSNNHNSLTASSTTTITTGSSSGNGNNNNNSNNNSINNGKVSPKEYVLTHQNQIGNVILAGVPIVSLFIDAKERLCLAQISNTLLN